TTTAAATTTATCTTCCAAACAGCAGAAGAGGGCACAAGAGGAGCTGTGGCTATGGAAGCTGCTGGTGTGCTTGATGGTATAGAGTATCTACTGGGTGGTCACATCGGCTTTCAAGCAAAAACCAATAGAGGCATCATCTGCGGGACAAATAAGCTACTTGCAACTTCAAAATTTGACGTACATATCACCGGTCGTTCAGCTCATGCAGCAGGAGCACCTCAAGATGGCGCAAATGCCCTTTTAGCTGCATCTCAAATGGCACTAAGCATGCATGGTATCACAAGACATGCAAAAGGCGTGACTAGGATAAACGTAGGCGTTTTAAAAGCAGGTGAGGGTAGAAACGTCATAGCACCAAACGGCTATCTAGCTTGCGAAACAAGGGGTGAAGACACAAATTTAAATGATTTTATGTATGAAAAATGCATGGATATTGTTAAGGGCGTAAGTGAAATTTATGGCGTAGAGAGCAAAGTCGTAAAAACTGGTGGCACAAATGGAGCCGATAGCGACAAAGAAGTAACTGAAATTTTCTATGAAGCAGCAAAGCAAAGTCCATTTATAGATGATGACAAGATCGTAAAAGAGCTTGATTTTGGTGCTTGTGAAGATTTTGCTCATTTTATGAGAGCTTTGCAAGATAGGGGCGCAAAGAGCGGATACATGATGATAGGAACAAATTTAAAAGCAGGCCATCACAACTGCAAATTTGACTTTGATGAGGAGTGTTTGGTGGCTGGAGTTGATGCCTATTTAAGATCTGCTTACAAATTAAATGGAGTAAAAAAATGAAAAATGCTTTACTAATCAGTGCTTCAAGCTATCAAGATACTGGCTACTTAAGACACTGCAAAAACTGGGTTAAGGAATTTTTAGGTGAATGCGGCAAGGAAGAAATTTTATTTATCCCTTACGCTGGAGTTAGACGAACAAATGACGAGTATGAGCAAAAAGTAATTGATAGATTAAAAAATAGCAATATAAAATCAATCCATCACTACGAGGATAAAATTTCTGCTATCAAAAATGCTAGTAGTATCGCAGTTGGCGGCGGAAATACCTTTATGTTGCTTCACATGCTTTATAAGCTAAATTTAGTCGAGCCTATAAAAGAAGCTGTGGCAAATGGCACAAAATATTTTGGCTGGTCAGCCGGTGCAAATATCGCTGGCAAGACGATGATGACGACAAATGATATGCCTATCATCATGCCAAAGTCA
This is a stretch of genomic DNA from Campylobacter concisus. It encodes these proteins:
- a CDS encoding amidohydrolase — protein: MDKIANLALSLKDELIKDRRYFHSHPETGWFTFFTTAVLAKRLSDLGYEISLGDKVVKADARLGLGSKEQCEKAIERAKRLLSPEEAKYLPYMKDGLTGLTAFIDTKRPGKFTAFRFDIDSVDVTESADADHRPCKEGFGADIAGITHACGHDGHMSIGLGVAKLIAENLDEFNGKFKFIFQTAEEGTRGAVAMEAAGVLDGIEYLLGGHIGFQAKTNRGIICGTNKLLATSKFDVHITGRSAHAAGAPQDGANALLAASQMALSMHGITRHAKGVTRINVGVLKAGEGRNVIAPNGYLACETRGEDTNLNDFMYEKCMDIVKGVSEIYGVESKVVKTGGTNGADSDKEVTEIFYEAAKQSPFIDDDKIVKELDFGACEDFAHFMRALQDRGAKSGYMMIGTNLKAGHHNCKFDFDEECLVAGVDAYLRSAYKLNGVKK
- the pepE gene encoding dipeptidase PepE — its product is MKNALLISASSYQDTGYLRHCKNWVKEFLGECGKEEILFIPYAGVRRTNDEYEQKVIDRLKNSNIKSIHHYEDKISAIKNASSIAVGGGNTFMLLHMLYKLNLVEPIKEAVANGTKYFGWSAGANIAGKTMMTTNDMPIIMPKSFDSLNIFPYQINPHFISGKLAGHNGESREERLEEFLIANPKETIYALPEGTALLIEGGEAQVIGHSEILKFEYQKEIEKIEVGTKFKI